One genomic window of Arachis stenosperma cultivar V10309 chromosome 10, arast.V10309.gnm1.PFL2, whole genome shotgun sequence includes the following:
- the LOC130956392 gene encoding psbP domain-containing protein 6, chloroplastic: protein MDKTLLEMATSPFTTSLLTLRASSSSSSKLSFIRASSRRDFFKGVALQALPLLLLRPSLAREVEVGSFLPPSPSDPSFVLFKASPKDTPALRAGNVQPYQFILPPTWKQARVANILSGNYCQPKCAEPWVEVKFEDEKQGKVQVVASPLIRLTNKPNATIEDIGSPEKVIASLGPFVTGNTYDPDELLETEVEKLGDQTYYKYLLETPYALTGTHNLAKATAKGNTLVLFVASANDKQWQASQKTLKAMLDSFLL from the exons ATGGATAAGACATTGTTGGAAATGGCGACCTCTCCATTCACTACCTCCTTACTCACACTccgcgcttcttcttcttcttcttctaaacTCTCCTTCATCAGAGCCTCATCAAGAAGAGATTTCTTCAAGGGCGTTGCATTGCAGGCTCTTCCACTGCTTCTTCTCAGACCGTCACTCGCCAGAGAGGTTGAAGTTGGCTCTTTCCTTCCTCCTTCCCCTTCCGACCCCTCTTTTGTTCTCTTCAAAGCTTCTCCCAAGGACACCCCTGCCCTTCGAGCAGGAAATGTGCAGCCATACCAATTCATCCTCCCACCCACCTGGAAACAGGCACGTGTGGCAAACATATTATCTGGAAATTACTGTCAGCCAAAATGCGCAGAGCCTTGGGTTGAGGTCAAATTTGAAGATGAAAAACAGGGTAAAGTGCAGGTTGTGGCGTCGCCGTTAATACGCCTAACCAACAAACCAAATGCCACAATTGAAGACATTGGAAGCCCTGAGAAAGTGATTGCTTCTCTTGGTCCATTTGTCACTGGAAACACCTATGATCCTGATGAGCTCCTAGAGACTGAGGTTGAAAAGCTTGGCGATCAAACG TACTATAAATACTTGCTTGAAACTCCGTATGCTCTAACGGGTACGCACAACCTCGCCAAAGCAACGGCCAAGGGAAACACTCTTGTTCTCTTTGTGGCTAGTGCCAATGACAAGCAGTGGCAAGCTTCTCAGAAGACTTTGAAGGCCATGCTTGATTCCTTCCTcctctag
- the LOC130956391 gene encoding bZIP transcription factor 17 yields MPGPGIIAAECAPEAAEAPSDLAFDDFSSQFDGLPIPSMDALFVENGVGTLNTHAFASDLEFPMDFGDGGDYEITFDDLDNLYIPSDADDFLLPDACNPNGDLILPTNDDLGDCSGKNSDCDAANSDSPESGSCAVYGDRSSGVSRFLNSQSSSESGSCKRELSPNPRDSAVVKDSSFPSHDSDSFGEREESSNGAISSRGSGNGSGSGVYETMNSPSPDCCRYEREISSTHAHTILDRNVKLEDNGKGCDLKRKQDQSEGSAETRTTKFRRSSAPVENKTQQNVVVDDDDEKRKARLMRNRESAQLSRQRKKHYVEELEEKVRSMHSTIADLSSKISFVMAENATLRQQLGVGGMCPPPPPVPGMYPHAPPMAHMPYTWMPCAPYVVKPQGSQVPLVPIPKLKPQQPASSSKSKKSEGKKSEVKTKKVASISLLGLFFFILLFGGLVPIVDVKFGGLVGYVPRRSSYVTDRLYNHQGGGKVWPVNGPRNGSERDEDIGYSNGRFSISDHRDYERGRKLGEESHERQDPRCDEFGHRGNASEPLLASLYVPRNDKLVKIDGNLIIHSILAGEKAMASQTHEAKKENKETGLVITKDWDSALAIPEVGRNRGQHPHVYTVPPEQRKALGSGSTKTLKDHMKSSASDGKMQQWFREGLAGPMLSSGMCTEVFQFDASPKPGAIVPATSVANVSRESRQNGTALNKTRNRRILHGLPGHLDGTSLNLTEDHVRNSESDHFHGNKSSMVVSVLVDPKEAADSDVDGVMSPKSISRIFVVVLMDSVKYVTYSCGLPRLSPHLVTA; encoded by the exons ATGCCCGGCCCCGGCATTATCGCCGCCGAGTGCGCACCGGAGGCGGCCGAGGCGCCGTCTGACCTCGCATTCGATGATTTCTCCTCCCAATTCGACGGATTACCCATCCCCTCCATGGACGCGCTTTTCGTCGAAAATGGTGTTGGCACACTGAATACTCACGCCTTCGCTTCCGATCTCGAATTTCCCATGGATTTTGGCGACGGCGGTGACTATGAAATCACCTTCGACGACCTCGATAACCTTTACATCCCCTCCGATGCCGACGATTTTCTCCTCCCCGACGCATGCAACCCTAATGGCGACCTGATTTTGCCGACGAACGATGATCTAGGCGATTGTTCTGGTAAGAATTCCGATTGCGACGCCGCTAATTCAGACTCGCCGGAATCAGGATCCTGTGCTGTTTATGGCGATCGGAGCTCCGGTGTTTCTAGGTTTTTGAATTCTCAGTCCTCCTCGGAGTCAGGCAGCTGCAAGCGCGAGCTTTCACCGAATCCTCGTGACTCTGCTGTTGTGAAAGACTCGAGCTTTCCGTCGCATGATTCTGATTCGTTCGGCGAAAGGGAAGAGTCGTCGAATGGTGCGATTTCTTCGCGGGGTTCGGGGAACGGTAGCGGGTCGGGTGTATACGAAACCATGAACTCTCCCTCACCTGATTGTTGCCGTTACGAGAGGGAAATTTCATCGACACACGCACATACAATTTTGGATCGGAACGTGAAATTGGAGGATAATGGAAAAGGTTGTGATCTGAAGAGAAAGCAAGATCAGAGTGAAGGGAGTGCTGAGACTAGAACAACCAAATTCAGAAGATCATCAGCGCCTGTGGAGAACAAGACCCAACAGAATGTGGTGGTTGATGACGACGACGAGAAGAGGAAGGCCAGATTGATGAGAAACAGGGAAAGTGCACAGCTTTCGAGGCAGAGGAAGAAGCACTATGTGGAAGAGCTTGAGGAGAAGGTGCGGTCAATGCATTCAACAATTGCTGATTTGAGTAGCAAGATTTCGTTTGTGATGGCTGAGAACGCCACTTTAAGGCAGCAATTGGGTGTTGGTGGGATGTGCCCTCCTCCCCCACCTGTTCCTGGGATGTATCCTCATGCTCCTCCCATGGCCCACATGCCTTATACATGGATGCCATGTGCTCCATATGTTGTTAAGCCTCAAGGATCTCAGGTTCCCTTGGTCCCCATTCCAAAGTTGAAGCCTCAGCAACCTGCTTCTTCATCAAAGAGTAAGAAGTCTGAGGGTAAGAAAAGTGAGGTGAAAACTAAGAAGGTTGCTAGCATTAGTTTGTTGGGTCTGTTTTTCTTTATACTGCTTTTTGGTGGGCTTGTTCCTATCGTGGATGTCAAGTTTGGTGGCTTAGTGGGGTATGTTCCTCGTAGGTCTAGCTATGTTACTGATAGGTTGTATAATCATCaaggtggagggaaggtgtggCCTGTGAATGGTCCTAGGAATGGATCTGAAAGAGACGAGGATATAGGGTATTCCAATGGGAGGTTTAGTATTTCCGACCACAGAGATTATGAGAGGGGTCGGAAACTAGGAGAGGAATCTCATGAACGGCAAGACCCACGATGCGATGAATTCGGCCATCGTGGCAATGCCAGTGAGCCCCTCCTTGCTTCGCTGTATGTCCCTAGGAATGATAAGCTGGTGAAGATTGATGGAAACTTGATAATCCATTCTATACTGGCTGGTGAGAAAGCTATGGCTTCTCAGACTCATGAGGCAAAGAAGGAGAATAAAGAAACTGGTTTGGTCATTACTAAGGATTGGGATTCTGCTTTGGCAATTCCTGAAGTTGGAAGAAATAGAGGTCAGCATCCTCATGTGTATACAGTTCCACCTGAGCAGAGGAAGGCTCTTGGTTCTGGTTCAACCAAAACTTTAAAGGACCACATGAAGTCCTCTGCAAGTGATGGTAAAATGCAACAGTGGTTCCGTGAAGGCCTTGCAG GACCAATGTTAAGTTCAGGCATGTGCACAGAAGTCTTCCAGTTTGATGCCTCTCCAAAACCTGGCGCCATAGTTCCGGCAACATCAGTTGCCAATGTTTCTCGGGAGAGCCGCCAGAATGGTACAGCACTTAACAAGACCAGGAACAGAAGAATCCTCCATGGGCTCCCAGGTCACCTTGATGGAACCAGTCTGAACCTAACTGAAGACCATGTAAGGAATTCAGAGAGTGACCACTTCCATGGTAATAAATCTTCCATGGTGGTTTCAGTGCTTGTTGATCCCAAAGAGGCCGCAGATAGTGATGTCGACGGTGTGATGTCTCCAAAATCGATCTCTCGGATATTTGTGGTTGTGCTCATGGACAGTGTCAAGTATGTCACATACTCGTGTGGTCTTCCTCGTTTGTCTCCGCATCTAGTGACTGCTTGA
- the LOC130955289 gene encoding LOW QUALITY PROTEIN: uncharacterized protein LOC130955289 (The sequence of the model RefSeq protein was modified relative to this genomic sequence to represent the inferred CDS: inserted 1 base in 1 codon) — translation MDSSSISSNDVVSKESMVDPFLVEALQNPRHRLTILRMELDIQRFLNNADQQHFEFPHFPSSYLRLAAHRVAQHYGMQTMVQDTGLDGQGSKILVRKLAESKYPVVRLSEIPAKQLENDKSEHKKIVIRPRPSKTSLNEASEAGTKGNTLRSVEERKEEYDRARARIFSSSRSFDSGDTSSPVPTDVKNSLIIKDENEASKIPMADPERCNSVRDISSTRVAILRDREKDRSDPDYDRSYGRYARNMPTSAVXMVPFNLPKAQPSFAQYDATFNPLGQMPQTQASLGYGPPSSPMMNPFAANGLNQTARDVAYVQWPSAAMMYAHSYDQFRHAVFQAPFGQQPLSFDYSQNY, via the exons ATGGATTCATCGTCTATTTCCAGCAACGACGTCGTTTCGAAGGAGTCAATGGTTGACCCCTTCTTGGTGGAGGCTCTGCAGAACCCTCGCCACCGTCTCACCA TTTTGCGAATGGAGCTGGATATCCAGAGGTTTCTAAACAATGCTGATCAGCAGCATTTTGAGTTCCCACATTTCCCTTCGTCCTATCTCAGATTGGCTGCACACAGAGTTGCTCAACACTATGGTATGCAGACAATGGTTCAGGACACTGGCTTAGATGGCCAGGGAAGTAAAATTCTGGTGAGAAAGTTAGCAGAAAGCAAGTATCCTGTggttcgcttatctgaaatacCTGCTAAGCAGTTGGAAAATGATAAATCGGAGCACAAAAAAATTGTCATTAGACCTAGGCCTTCTAAAACTAGTTTAAATGAAGCCAGTGAAGCTGGGACAAAAGGAAACACACTGAGAAGTGTGGAAGAGAGAAAGGAGGAATATGATCGGGCTCGAGCACGTATTTTCAGTAGCTCTAGAAGCTTCGACTCGGGGGATACATCATCACCAGTCCCCACAGATGTAAAAAATTCTCTCATCATTAAGGATGAGAATGAAGCTAGCAAGATCCCAATGGCTGATCCAGAAAGATGCAACAGTGTCAGGGACATTAGTTCTACCCGAGTTGCCATTTTGCGAGATAGGGAAAAGGATCGTAGTGATCCAGATTATGATCGTAGCTATGGAAG GTATGCTAGGAATATGCCGACATCTGCTG ACATGGTGCCTTTCAATTTGCCAAAAGCTCAACCTTCATTTGCTCAATATGATGCTACTTTTAATCCGTTGGGCCAGATGCCACAAACTCAGGCTTCACTTGGCTACGGTCCTCCATCAAGCCCAATGATGAATCCTTTTGCTGCCAACGGATTAAATCAAACAGCTAGGGATGTTGCTTATGTACAATGGCCAAGTGCTGCAATGATGTATGCACATTCATATGACCAATTTAGGCATGCTGTTTTCCAG GCTCCGTTTGGTCAACAGCCGTTGAGCTTTGACTATTCACAAAACTACTAG
- the LOC130954586 gene encoding NDR1/HIN1-like protein 10: MADNKQPNLNGAYYGPAIPPAEPPRRYRPDRSRRSCFCCLFSVFWKILLALIVLVVIAGVIFYLVVQPRIFKFYVNDAEITQFDYNTNTTQLRYNMVLNFTAHNPNKKLSIYYDKVLAKAFFMDTQFASADVITFMNSFRQYKKQSNAMSGVFSGQQNIFLDYSRYSQISDDKNSRSFDIYVKLYFRMRFRLGDLITRTYKPKVKCDLKVPFINGTNAFTSFTPTKCDIDF, from the coding sequence ATGGCTGATAATAAGCAACCAAACTTGAACGGAGCCTACTACGGACCAGCCATTCCACCGGCTGAGCCGCCACGGCGCTACCGCCCTGACCGAAGCAGAAGAAGCTGCTTCTGCTGCCTATTCAGCGTCTTCTGGAAGATTCTTCTTGCGCTCATCGTGCTGGTCGTGATAGCAGGAGTCATATTCTACCTGGTGGTTCAGCCTCGCATATTCAAGTTCTACGTCAACGACGCAGAAATAACACAATTCGATTACAACACCAACACCACCCAACTCCGCTACAACATGGTGCTCAATTTCACCGCCCACAACCCCAACAAGAAGCTCAGCATCTACTACGACAAGGTTTTAGCCAAAGCCTTCTTCATGGACACGCAATTCGCCAGCGCCGACGTCATCACTTTCATGAACTCCTTTAGGCAATACAAGAAGCAGAGCAACGCCATGAGCGGTGTTTTCTCCGGACAGCAGAACATTTTTCTTGATTATAGCCGCTACTCACAGATCAGCGATGACAAGAACAGTAGGTCTTTTGATATCTACGTGAAGCTCTACTTCAGGATGAGGTTTAGGCTGGGTGATTTGATTACTCGCACTTACAAGCCCAAAGTGAAGTGTGACCTCAAGGTTCCATTCATCAATGGCACCAATGCTTTCACCTCCTTTACGCCCACCAAGTGCGATATTGATTTCTGA
- the LOC130957945 gene encoding transcription factor MYBC1, producing the protein MREEDSNWFARWEDELPPPEELMPLSQTLITPDLAIAFDIPSPHTPTAAATATPTTPNHHLHHHQQPQQPQPPSNPSPSHQQQPSSGGDFADSGDLGSGAAGEEPARTLKRPRLVWTPQLHKRFVDAVAHLGIKNAVPKTIMQLMSVDGLTRENVASHLQKYRLYLKRMQGLSAAGPGGGGAGGGGSDAATDHLFASSPVPAHFLHPAAAAAGGRPNSEHFLPFVSVPAMHHQQHHHQMAAAAAGAAAMQHVQLQQQFHRQASGHFGSPPNGHFEHAFMSRQQPPPQNQQQQFNRMGGGVAGYAEDMESANASGARKVLTLFPTGDD; encoded by the coding sequence atgagggaAGAAGATTCAAACTGGTTTGCCAGATGGGAAGACGAACTACCTCCGCCGGAGGAACTCATGCCCTTATCGCAAACCCTAATCACACCCGATCTTGCCATCGCCTTCGACATCCCCAGTCCTCACACCCCAACCGCCGCCGCCACCGCCACCCCAACCACCCCGAACCAccacctccaccaccaccaacaaccACAGCAACCGCAACCACCTTCAAACCCTTCCCCCTCGCATCAGCAACAACCCTCCTCCGGCGGCGACTTCGCCGACTCCGGCGATCTTGGCTCCGGCGCCGCCGGTGAGGAGCCAGCCAGAACCCTGAAGAGGCCCCGCCTCGTTTGGACCCCACAGCTCCACAAGCGCTTCGTCGACGCCGTCGCACACCTCGGAATCAAGAACGCGGTTCCGAAGACCATAATGCAGCTCATGAGCGTTGACGGCTTAACCCGCGAGAACGTCGCCAGCCACCTCCAGAAGTACCGCCTCTACCTCAAGCGCATGCAGGGACTCTCCGCCGCCGGACCCGGCGGCGGCGGAGCGGGTGGCGGTGGATCCGATGCCGCTACTGATCACCTCTTCGCCAGCTCCCCTGTGCCGGCGCATTTCCTCCACCCGGCTGCCGCGGCCGCGGGCGGGAGGCCTAATTCAGAGCATTTCCTGCCGTTCGTGTCGGTACCGGCAATGCACCACCAGCAACACCACCACCAGATGGCTGCCGCAGCTGCCGGTGCTGCAGCGATGCAGCACGTCCAGCTGCAGCAGCAGTTCCATAGGCAGGCATCCGGGCATTTTGGGTCGCCGCCGAACGGGCACTTTGAGCATGCTTTCATGTCAAGGCAGCAGCCGCCGCCGCAGAATCAGCAGCAGCAGTTCAATAGAATGGGTGGAGGTGTGGCTGGATATGCAGAGGATATGGAATCTGCTAATGCATCTGGTGCAAGGAAGGTTCTTACTCTTTTTCCAACTGGAGATGATTGA